In Cotesia glomerata isolate CgM1 linkage group LG3, MPM_Cglom_v2.3, whole genome shotgun sequence, one genomic interval encodes:
- the LOC123261238 gene encoding uncharacterized protein LOC123261238 isoform X2, whose product MFTNSLLTFFISGMKLSQQSCLNSFCSSISNSSELKRTCSDFEDTMPAPKKNKIDILTSELVLALDRTKTSNRNAMYIISAVIQSLGLEIDKYNLSYSTIRNARISKGEEIVDTIKEEEIFDDSLVVHWDGKMLPAGNGQPKAERLSIHVTGINTDKNLKTPILSDGTGESQASAIFETLIEWDLCDNVKAMCFDTTSSNTEVAWPVTNSPNVPIFKRLRDNWEKIDKSAYEIGTEDKDIALILNQRKDDILDFIENQLKSLDLSDTLTEGLVNI is encoded by the exons ATGTTTACTAATTCActgttaacatttttcatttcagGAATGAAATTATCCCAACAGTCGTGCTTAAATAGTTTCTGTAGTTCCATATCAAATTCCAGTGAATTGAAGCGAACTTGTTCAGACTTTGAAGATACAATGCCAGCgcctaagaaaaataaaattgatattctgaCTTCGGAATTAGTATTAGCACTAGATAGAACTAAAACTAGTAACAGAAATGCGATGTACATCATTTCTGCTGTTATTCAAAGTTTAGGACTTgagattgataaatataatttaagttaCTCCACTATTCGCAATGCGCGTATTTCAAAAGGAGAAGAAATTGTCGATACGAtcaaagaagaagaaatttttgatgactCTCTCGTAGTGCACTGGGATGGAAAGATGCTTCCTGCGGGAAATGGTCAACCAAAAGCAGAACGATTATCAATACACGTCACCGGAATaaatactgataaaaatttaaaaactccgaTTCTCTCTGATGGCACAGGTGAAAGCCAAGCTTCAGCCATTTTTGAAACGCTGATAGAGTGGGATCTTTGCGATAATGTTAAAGCAATGTGCTTTGATACAACTAGTTCAAATACCG AAGTTGCTTGGCCAGTGACGAATAGTCCAAATGTACCAATTTTCAAAAGACTCAGAGATAATtgggaaaaaattgataaatctgCGTATGAAATCGGCACAGAGGATAAAGATATTGcacttattttaaatcaaagaaaagacGATATTCTTGACTTCATAGAAAATCAACTGaag tCATTAGATCTTTCTGATACACTGACAGAAGgacttgttaatatttaa
- the LOC123261238 gene encoding uncharacterized protein LOC123261238 isoform X1: MFTNSLLTFFISGMKLSQQSCLNSFCSSISNSSELKRTCSDFEDTMPAPKKNKIDILTSELVLALDRTKTSNRNAMYIISAVIQSLGLEIDKYNLSYSTIRNARISKGEEIVDTIKEEEIFDDSLVVHWDGKMLPAGNGQPKAERLSIHVTGINTDKNLKTPILSDGTGESQASAIFETLIEWDLCDNVKAMCFDTTSSNTGCFNGACALLEDKIGRDLLYLACRYHTSELMLRNVAEVAWPVTNSPNVPIFKRLRDNWEKIDKSAYEIGTEDKDIALILNQRKDDILDFIENQLKSLDLSDTLTEGLVNI; encoded by the exons ATGTTTACTAATTCActgttaacatttttcatttcagGAATGAAATTATCCCAACAGTCGTGCTTAAATAGTTTCTGTAGTTCCATATCAAATTCCAGTGAATTGAAGCGAACTTGTTCAGACTTTGAAGATACAATGCCAGCgcctaagaaaaataaaattgatattctgaCTTCGGAATTAGTATTAGCACTAGATAGAACTAAAACTAGTAACAGAAATGCGATGTACATCATTTCTGCTGTTATTCAAAGTTTAGGACTTgagattgataaatataatttaagttaCTCCACTATTCGCAATGCGCGTATTTCAAAAGGAGAAGAAATTGTCGATACGAtcaaagaagaagaaatttttgatgactCTCTCGTAGTGCACTGGGATGGAAAGATGCTTCCTGCGGGAAATGGTCAACCAAAAGCAGAACGATTATCAATACACGTCACCGGAATaaatactgataaaaatttaaaaactccgaTTCTCTCTGATGGCACAGGTGAAAGCCAAGCTTCAGCCATTTTTGAAACGCTGATAGAGTGGGATCTTTGCGATAATGTTAAAGCAATGTGCTTTGATACAACTAGTTCAAATACCG GTTGTTTTAATGGCGCATGTGCATTATTAGAAGATAAAATTGGCCGTGACTTATTATATCTTGCTTGTCGCTATCATACTTCTGAATTGATGTTACGAAATGTTGCAGAAGTTGCTTGGCCAGTGACGAATAGTCCAAATGTACCAATTTTCAAAAGACTCAGAGATAATtgggaaaaaattgataaatctgCGTATGAAATCGGCACAGAGGATAAAGATATTGcacttattttaaatcaaagaaaagacGATATTCTTGACTTCATAGAAAATCAACTGaag tCATTAGATCTTTCTGATACACTGACAGAAGgacttgttaatatttaa